One Anas acuta chromosome 32, bAnaAcu1.1, whole genome shotgun sequence DNA segment encodes these proteins:
- the LOC137846473 gene encoding ATPase family AAA domain-containing protein 2-like isoform X3, which yields MFDSDDDASLVSGDELKDAMPDRPEKKRVCFSRSAFCEPTSRRPRLLIVGKEGYGQVSYVAPAVLQALEKFPVHTLDLSVLLTNVALPEEICGQLIRNAQKTAPSIIYVPDIHLWWDNAGPALKLTFLTLLRNIPAFSPVLLLATSDVCHSDLPEELIGHWKSCL from the exons ATGTTCGACAGTGATGACGATGCATCCTTGGTTTCTGGAGATGAATTAAAAGATGCAATGCCTGACAGACCAGAGAAAAAACGCGTCTGTTTCAGCAG GAGTGCTTTCTGCGAACCAACATCACGCCGGCCCCGTCTGCTAATAGTAGGAAAAGAAGGGTACGGCCAGGTTTCATACGTGGCACCCGCGGTGTTGCAGGCTTTGGAGAAGTTTCCCGTTCACACCCTGgacctttctgttctgcttacaAACGTTGCACTGCCAGAAGAAATCTGCGGACAg CTGATCCGAAATGCTCAGAAGACAGCACCAAGCATAATTTATGTCCCAGATATCCATTTATGGTGGGACAACGCTGGACCTGCCTTGAAACTTACTTTTCTAACTCTACTACGTAACATTCCAGCATTTTCGCCAGTTTTGCTGCTTGCTACATCTGATGTGTGTCACTCAGATCTCCCAGAAGAG TTGATCGGACATTGGAAGTCCTGCCTGTag